In Verrucomicrobiota bacterium, the genomic stretch GCTTGGTCTGCGGCAGAGTTTTGTTTGTTTTTCAATGAAAACCAGAGGCAGATGGCCACCATGCCCAGGCTGAAGAGACCGAGCATTTGCACGACTTGCGAGAAACCATGGATCAAGTCGGTTTTATCCGCCGTGGAAGCGCGCCATTGCAGGGCGAGCGCGTAGCCGCCGGCCAGCAGGATCAACCAGGGCACCACCTTGAATTGTTTGCGGGCCAGCAGGTTGTTCACCAGCACGTTCGCCACGGTCAACGGCACCACACACCACACAAACCAGGGCACCACCGGCGCCACTTTAAGAAACGTCTTGTCGTACACCAGACGCAAAGGAAATTCCGGCAGCACGGTGCAAAATAAAGCGGCCCCCATGCCAAGCAAAGCGGTAACCCCCAAGGCTTGCAACAGCACGGTGGATTTCTCACCAGTCGCCGCCTGGCGCACGATTTTGGGGAACATGACGGCCGCCACCGGCGCAGTGAAAAACACCAACGCGCGTCCGATCATGCCCGCCGCCGCATAAAAGCCGGTTTCATTGCGGTCGAAGTATTTCTGCACAAAGATCATGTCGGCGCTCATCATGAACAGCGTGGCACCCGCCCCCAATGTCAGGGGCACCACCCGGCCCAGCCATTCCCGCCAGTTGATGGATTGTGCCGCCCCTATCCAGCATGCGCGGTTCTGCCAGGCGCCAATTCCCAGGCTGATGATGAGGCCGAACAATACCGCCGTCATGCCACCCGCCGCCCAACCGCCCAGCAAACGCACAATGATCACCACGCCGAGGAATCGCGCAAAGCCACCCGCGATGGACACCAAGCCATACCAGAAAAACGATTGCTGGCCTTGCAGCAGACCCGACATGATCGGCATCCACATGGCAAACAAACCCACCACGGCGGTCATCCATAACGCGGCGGGGTTGGCGACTTGCAGCGAATCAATGACATACTGTTGCGCCACCACCAGCACGCCTACCATCACCAGCCAAATCCACAAGATGCCCTTCATGACGGAACGAACCGTGCCCACCAATTGCTGGTGGGCGGCATCGCCCACGGCAGACGCCGCCTGCTGGGCAAACACACTCTGCAAACCAATGGCGGGAATACCCATCAGGTTCAACACCTGCAACAGCGCGGTGAAAACGCCGTACTCGGATTTCGGCATGTCCTTGGCCACCATGTGAACGGCGTACATGAACGCGCCACCGAGCGCCGTGGCGACCGCAATCCAGCCGGTCTGGTAAAAAAACTTAAATTTACTTTCGCGTTGTTCCATTACAATTGTGACACGCGGAAGAGCCGGTCTCGACCGATGGCCCAAGCCTCCCGCACGCGCGGTGAACGTAAACCACCCCGGAATAATTTGCCAGTGGATTTGTTACCGAAAGCACGCGTTGAAATTGAACACGGATTACACGGATTGCACGGATGAAAGAGCACGGGGAGGACCGTGCTTCACCCAAAGGCTGTTACTGTTCCATCCGTTGTCAATTCGTGTCATCGTCAGTTTCTGCCTGTTTTTCTGTCGGCTCGGCGTCCGCTTCTTCCCCTGCGCCAATCAGTACCACAAATTCGCCTTTCAGCGGTTTCTGTTGCGACTGGGCCAGTAATTGCTCCGGGGTGCCGCGTAGGTATTCCTCGAACTTCTTGGTCAGCTCGCGCGCCAGGACGATCTGCCGCTTGGGATAAATGGACTGCAACTCGCCCAAAAGCTTTTCAATCCGGAACGGCGACTCGTACAGGATCAAGGTTCCCGGCACGGCACGCAAGGCTTCGAGGGCCTTGCGGCGCTGACCGGATTTATGCGGCAGGAAGCCGATAAAGTGAAATTCATCCGCCGGCAAGCCGCTGGCAGTGAGTGCAGCCACCAGCGCGCAGGCACCGGGCACGGATTCCACGCGGAACCCGGCCGCGAGCGCGGCGCGCACCACCCGCTCGCCGGGATCGCTGATGCCGGGGGAACCGGCGTCAGTAACCAGTGCCACTTTGGTGCCCTGGGCCAATCGCGCCAGGATTTCCTCGCTGCGTTTGGCCTCGTTAAAGGCGAAATAACTCAACATGGGTTTGCTGATCTCGAAGTATTGCAGCAGACGTCCGGTGTGCCGGGTATCCTCGGCG encodes the following:
- the rsmI gene encoding 16S rRNA (cytidine(1402)-2'-O)-methyltransferase, with product MNPESPRPPLMPGTLYLVATPIGNLEDITLRALRVLKECDVIAAEDTRHTGRLLQYFEISKPMLSYFAFNEAKRSEEILARLAQGTKVALVTDAGSPGISDPGERVVRAALAAGFRVESVPGACALVAALTASGLPADEFHFIGFLPHKSGQRRKALEALRAVPGTLILYESPFRIEKLLGELQSIYPKRQIVLARELTKKFEEYLRGTPEQLLAQSQQKPLKGEFVVLIGAGEEADAEPTEKQAETDDDTN